In Labrus bergylta chromosome 1, fLabBer1.1, whole genome shotgun sequence, one genomic interval encodes:
- the polr3f gene encoding DNA-directed RNA polymerase III subunit RPC6: protein MSEVKVKKETNLSDPAEVETRIRELCQQFPHGITDQVIQNDMPHLEPQQRALAINKLLSLGQLDLLRNSSGLLYRMKDTQGASKMKGSDNQEKLVYQVIEDAGNKGIWSRDIRFKSNLPLTEINKILKNLESKKLIKAVKSVAASKKKVYMLYNLQPDRSVTGGAWYSDQDFESEFVEVLNQQCFKFLQSKAEAARDSKQSPMVQRNSSFATSHEVWKYICELGISKVDLSMDDIETILNTLIYDGKVEMTIIAAKEGTVGSVDGQMKLYRGVNPILQPTGLVRTPCGLCPVFEDCHEGGEISPSNCVYMSEWLDF, encoded by the exons ATGTCAGAAGTGAAGGTGAAGAAGGAGACCAACCTGTCGGACCCCGCGGAGGTCGAGACCAG gatcaGAGAGCTGTGTCAGCAGTTTCCTCACGGGATCACAGATCAGGTGATCCAGAACGACATGCCTCACCTGGAGCCTCAGCAGAGAGCCCTGGCCATCAACAAGCTGCTCTCACTG GGTCAGCTGGACCTGCTAAGGAACAGCTCGGGTCTGCTGTACAGGATGAAGGACACGCAGGGTGCCAG TAAGATGAAGGGTTCAGATAACCAGGAGAAGCTCGTGTATCAGGTCATCGAGGACGCAGGAAACAAAG GGATCTGGAGCAGAGATATCCGTTTTAAGAGTAACCTCCCTCTGACTGAGATCAACAAGATCCTGAAGAACCTGGAGAGTAAGAAGCTCATCAAAGCCGTCAAGTCTGTGGCT GCGTCTAAGAAGAAGGTGTACATGCTGTATAACCTGCAGCCCGACCGCTCGGTGACGGGCGGCGCCTGGTACAGCGACCAGGACTTTGAGTCTGAGTTTGTGGAAGTCCTGAACCAGCAGTGCTTCAAGTTCCTGCAGAGCAAG gctgaaGCGGCGAGGGACAGTAAACAGAGTCCCATGGTTCAGAGGAACAGCTCCTTCGCCACCTCACACGAAGTCTGGAAGTACATCTGCGAGCTGGGAATCAGCAAG gtggatCTGTCTATGGACGACATCGAGACCATCCTGAACACGCTCATCTACGACGGGAAGGTGGAGATGACCATCATCGCCGCCAAGGAGGGGACGGTGGGCAGCGTGGACGGACAGATGAAGCTGTACCGCGGCGTCAACCCCATCCTGCAGCCCACCGGCCTCGTCAGGACGCCGTGCGGCCTCTGCCcg GTGTTTGAAGACTGTCATGAAGGAGGAGAGATCTCGCCGTCTAACTGCGTTTACATGAGCGAGTGGTTGGACTTCTGA